A segment of the Marinomonas posidonica IVIA-Po-181 genome:
ATGGCAAAATCCTATGATCTGATCCTTGTCGGTGCTGGCATGGTTGGTGCTTTATCCGCGGTATTACTAGCAAAGGCATCGTTGCGAATCGCGCTTGTGGATAAACACACTGGGTTATACACACTTTCAACACCGCCCGCTTACGATGCTCGAGTCAGTGCGATTTCCAGCCAATCTAAAGCATTATTGGAAGAGGCTGGGGTCTGGCAAAATATCCCTAAAAACCGAGTGGCCTCTTATGACAACATGGTGGTTTGGGATGGTGTAGGTGAAGGCATGGTCGATTTTAATGCTCATAATAGCGACATGCCGGAATTAGGTCATTTGGTTGAGAACGCCGTTTTAAACGACCAACTATTGGCTCGTCTTAAAGACGATGCCAGTGTCGATCTTTATCTTGATGATCAGCTAGATACCTATGAACTAAATGAAACTGGGGTGACGGCAAGTTTGGCTTCAGGCCATCAGTTGAATGCTCAGGCCATCATTGCGGCGGATGGGGCCTTGTCTAAGTTAAGACAAGATAATGACTTTGATACGGTCGAATGGGATTATGGTCATACTGCTATTGTTGCCACTATAGAGATTGCCCAAAGCCATCAAAATACCGCTTGGCAAAGTTTTGGAGAAGAGGGTATTTTGGCGTTTTTACCCATGCCAAGTGTGGATGGTAGAGAGTATGTTTCCATTGTTTGGTCCGTTCCTCCTAGCGATGCTGAAGCCTTAATGGCGCTATCGGATGAAGCGTTTTGCCAACGTTTACATTATGCCATTAGCCGAAAATTTGATGTTCTTTCGGTGACTCGAGAGCGCCAAGCGATTCCATTGCGTCAGCGTCATGCCAAACAGTATGTAAAGGCGGGTCTAGCATTGATCGGTGATGCAGCTCATACCATTCATCCCTTGGCTGGTCAGGGAGCCAACCTTGGTTTTGGTGATGTTAAGGCTTTAGTGGCGGTATTGTCCAACGCGCAACGTCGCGGCGAAGCGCTAGGGTCGTTAAGAGTATTAAGGCGTTATCAGCGTGCTCGCATGCTAGACAACATTGCCATGGCAGCTGGCATGGAAACCTTCAAGCGCTTGTTTGCAAGTCATCATCCTGCGGTGGTGGGGATTCGTAATATGGGAATGAAGCAGTTTAATCGAAGTCGAATGCTTAAAAACAAAGTTGTGGCGCGTGCTGCTGGTCTGTCTTCTTTTTCTTAACGTCGATCGAAATGGAATACGCGCTTTTCAAAACGCTACTTATTTCCAGTTGCAAAAACGCTTGGCTACCCTATCCTGCTTAACTGTGTTTTTTGATTATTGAAAGGGCGCCTTATATGCGTGTAGAAGAGCTTTTAAAACAAACCGATAAACTTCCTAATGTACCGGACGTGGTTCGTGAGCTCATTCAACTGCTTAATGACCCTGATGCTAATTATTCTGACATAAGCCAACGAGTGGCTCATGATCAAACCATTTCACTGAAAATTCTGCGCATGGTGAATTCTGCATACTTTGGGTTGTCTCGAAAGATATCTTCTATTGATGAAGCGACTGTCTTGCTTGGTATGTCAAAATTAAAAACCTTGGTCATTGCATCTGGTTTTTCAAGTTCGGTTGAGAAAGTTGAAGGCATTAGTTTACCCGCATTCTGGGCCGATTCTTTTCGAGTGGCTGAGTTGGCAAAGTGGGTCGCGAAAAGAACTGAATTGGTGAATGAAGACGAAGCTTTCACCGTAGGGATTGTCCATAATATTGGTCGTCTTTTACTGCACCTTACCCAGCCAGGCATTGCACTTGAAGTTCAGTCCTTAGTGAATAATCGCAAGGCCAGCCGTGTCAAAGCCGAGCAGGATCTCTTGGGGTTTACGACGCAAGATGCTGGCAAGGCGTTAATGGATATGTGGAAGTTTCCCGTTGCTATGGGCGATGCGGTACAGCAACATAAGCGTCCGTTTACGAATGATGAACCCCAAGCACTAGCTTGTGTACTCAACCTTGCTTGTTATTTAAATGCTTGTATTCGTAATGAGCGAGATTCTGATTTGGTTAGGGAAGGATTTCCTATGGCCGTAGCTAAGGGTGCAGGTTTGGGGGAAGGTGTCCTGTTTGAGTTGGACGATGCCTTGATTATAGATGATGGCTTAAACCAGCTTTTGGCGTAAATCTGCTTTTTTCATCGAAACAACACACACTCAATGGAATGAGAATCGCTAGTGTTTGTGCTGTGCTTGTGCTAATTTCTTTTTTCAATTTTTAGCAAGTCCACAAAGGCCTTATTTTCTTTGCTTTGATGCACGGAAGTATCTGAGATACGAGAAAATGTTTTCAAGTTTTGGAAGGTGAATAATGGCGATAATTTCTCAGCGCTCGATAAAGCGTATAAAGCTAGGTTCTTATATCAAACATGCGGGTTTAGTCCTGCTTTCATGTTCGTTTTTCATGCCTGTGGGTGTTCATGCTCAAGGTGAAGTGAATATCTATTCGGCTCGAAAAGAGTCACTCATTGCCCCCATTCTAGAGACTTTTTCTGAGCAGAATGATGTGGTTGTCAATTTGATTACAGGCTCGGCCGATGCTTTATTAAGTCGTCTAAGAGCTGAAGGTGATGCCAGCCCTGCGGATATTTTTATTACAGTGGATGCTGGCCGATTGCACCGAGCCAAAGCTGCGGGAGTGTTGCAGCCATTACAAAGCGATGTCCTTGCTGCCAATATTCCAAGTCACTTGAGAGATATAGACAACTATTGGTTTGGCTTGTCGCAACGTGCTCGCGTTATTTTTTACAACCCAGAAAGTGTATCGCCAAGCGAACTGAGTCGCTATGAAGACTTAGTCGATGCCAAA
Coding sequences within it:
- a CDS encoding UbiH/UbiF/VisC/COQ6 family ubiquinone biosynthesis hydroxylase; this encodes MAKSYDLILVGAGMVGALSAVLLAKASLRIALVDKHTGLYTLSTPPAYDARVSAISSQSKALLEEAGVWQNIPKNRVASYDNMVVWDGVGEGMVDFNAHNSDMPELGHLVENAVLNDQLLARLKDDASVDLYLDDQLDTYELNETGVTASLASGHQLNAQAIIAADGALSKLRQDNDFDTVEWDYGHTAIVATIEIAQSHQNTAWQSFGEEGILAFLPMPSVDGREYVSIVWSVPPSDAEALMALSDEAFCQRLHYAISRKFDVLSVTRERQAIPLRQRHAKQYVKAGLALIGDAAHTIHPLAGQGANLGFGDVKALVAVLSNAQRRGEALGSLRVLRRYQRARMLDNIAMAAGMETFKRLFASHHPAVVGIRNMGMKQFNRSRMLKNKVVARAAGLSSFS
- a CDS encoding HDOD domain-containing protein codes for the protein MRVEELLKQTDKLPNVPDVVRELIQLLNDPDANYSDISQRVAHDQTISLKILRMVNSAYFGLSRKISSIDEATVLLGMSKLKTLVIASGFSSSVEKVEGISLPAFWADSFRVAELAKWVAKRTELVNEDEAFTVGIVHNIGRLLLHLTQPGIALEVQSLVNNRKASRVKAEQDLLGFTTQDAGKALMDMWKFPVAMGDAVQQHKRPFTNDEPQALACVLNLACYLNACIRNERDSDLVREGFPMAVAKGAGLGEGVLFELDDALIIDDGLNQLLA